The Deltaproteobacteria bacterium DNA segment CCAGCCACGGACAAAACGCCAGGGCTTGGGCGGTAAGGCCGGCCTCGCCGTGCAAGACCAGGGGCGCGGCCACGGTCAGGCCCGGCCCGCCGTTCTTGACGGCCAGAACCAGAACCAGCCGGGCCAAAACGTCAGGCTTGGGATGCACGAAGAGCAGCTCCTTGGGCCGCAATCGGTGCTCGGACAAAAGGCCGAGCAGGTCATCGACGCGCTCGGCCAGATGGATGAAAGCGCAGGGTTTTCGATTGCGCAGGACAAAGGCGGTGGCGCGGATAAAGTCGGCCAAAACCGCGCCACTCTCAAAACGGGCCGCGTTTTTTCCGACATGAGGACACACCCGGCCCGTGCCGGGATCACGATACGGCGGATTGCAGAGCACCAGATCCATGCTTTCGGGCCTGAACCCGCCGGGCCGGGCCACATCGGCCCGCACGGCGGCAAAACGCCCAGCCAAGCCCAAGCGCCGGGCGTTTTCGCGGGCATGAACCAGCATGGCGGGATTTGCGTCCAGCCCGACCACAAACGAATCGGGGTGGATCAGGGCCCAGGCCAGCCCCACCACCCCGCATCCGGTTCCCAGATCAAGCACCCGGCTTGCGCCCTGCCGCGCGAAAGCCGCCAAAAGCAGGGCGTCGAGAGAAAAACGAAAACCCGCATCCGGCTGGGACAGGCCGCGCGGGAAGTACTCCCTGGCCCGAAGCACCGCCGGATCGAGCATCTATTTCAGCACGGAGCGCAACCGCTCCATGGCTTCCTGAACATTGGCCAGGCTGTTGAAAGCGGAAATACGGATGAAGCCTTCGCCACAAGCCCCAAAGCCAGCGCCGGGTGTGCAGACCACGGCCGCCTTGTTCAGGAGCATGTCGAAAAACTCCCACGAACCCATCTTGCCGTCGATCCAGACATAGGGCGAATTCTCGCCGCCAACGCAGTCATAGCCCAGGGCCGTCATTTCCTTGCGGATGATGGCCGCGTTGCGCAAGTACCCGCCCACCAGGGCCCTGGCCTGGGCCTTGCCCTCGGGCGAGTACACGGCCGCCGCCGCCTTCTGCACCGGATAGGACACGCCGTTGAACTTGGTCGTGTGGCGTCGGTTCCACATGGCGTGCAGGCTGTGCTGGTTGCCGGCCGCGTCGTAGGCCATGCAGGTCTTGGGCACCACGGTGAAGGCCAACCGTGTGCCGGTGAACCCGGCGGTTTTGGACAGGGAGCGGAACTCGATGGCCACCTCGCGCGCGCCCTCGATCTCGTAGATGGACTTGGGCAGGTCGGGATCGCGGATAAAGGCCTCGTAGGCCGCGTCGAACAAAATAAGGGCCTTGTTGGCACGGGCGTAGTCCACCCAGGCCGCAAGCTGGGCCTTGGTGATGGTCGCGCCGGTGGGGTTGTTGGGATAACACAGATAAATCAGGTCCACGGGCTCGGTCGGCAGGGCCGGGATGAAGCCATTGTCCTTGGT contains these protein-coding regions:
- a CDS encoding methyltransferase domain-containing protein; this translates as MLDPAVLRAREYFPRGLSQPDAGFRFSLDALLLAAFARQGASRVLDLGTGCGVVGLAWALIHPDSFVVGLDANPAMLVHARENARRLGLAGRFAAVRADVARPGGFRPESMDLVLCNPPYRDPGTGRVCPHVGKNAARFESGAVLADFIRATAFVLRNRKPCAFIHLAERVDDLLGLLSEHRLRPKELLFVHPKPDVLARLVLVLAVKNGGPGLTVAAPLVLHGEAGLTAQALAFCPWLACNSR
- a CDS encoding LL-diaminopimelate aminotransferase, giving the protein MIRINENYSKLKASYLFADIAHRVSAFQAANPDKKIIRMGIGDVTEPLPGAVVKAFHEGVDEMANSTTFRGYGPEQGYGFLRELIAAEDFQARGADIAADEIFISDGAKCDTGNIQELFAGDIRIAIPDPVYPVYVDTNVMAGRTGANVDGRYEGLVYLDGTKDNGFIPALPTEPVDLIYLCYPNNPTGATITKAQLAAWVDYARANKALILFDAAYEAFIRDPDLPKSIYEIEGAREVAIEFRSLSKTAGFTGTRLAFTVVPKTCMAYDAAGNQHSLHAMWNRRHTTKFNGVSYPVQKAAAAVYSPEGKAQARALVGGYLRNAAIIRKEMTALGYDCVGGENSPYVWIDGKMGSWEFFDMLLNKAAVVCTPGAGFGACGEGFIRISAFNSLANVQEAMERLRSVLK